Within the Deltaproteobacteria bacterium genome, the region AGCCCTGGAGGCGTCGGGGAAATGGCCGGAAAAAATTGTTTCCGAACCCCGGGACGTGCCTGCAAACATTTTTGCCGAAGCATTGAGCCGGAGCAAAGAAAAGGAACAGGGTACGGCTGATGATATCAAGGCGATCAAGACCGCGGCGGAGCTTGAGGAAGACGGGATTAAGTACTACCAGTCGCTCGCAGCGGGGGCAACGGACCCCATGGAAAAAAAGTTTTACATGCTTCTGGTGAATGAGGAAACGGAGCACTTTTTGAGCCTCATGGATTCCCTTGCCTTCCTGGAATTCCCGGAATTTTATTATCATCAGAAGGAGATGACGAGAGGACACTGGTAAAAACCAGAGATCGACAAATGCCACACTGTGTTTTGCGGCGCCCATGGCCATTGGCCATGGGCGTCTCGCCGTTTTGTGACCGGGTGTCCCGCCTTCTCGATGAATACCGCACTTAACGGATTGTGATTGCCGGATTTATTGGGGTTATGGTATAGCTAAAGAGCTGGTCGTTGCCGGCATATGATCGAGGCAGGCGGAAACCAAAAGGAGATCCCCCTATGTTTGATACGGCCATCACCCAAATGTTTGGCGTGAAGTATCCCGTTGTATGCGGAGCCATGATGTGGTTGTGCAAGCCTAAGTTCTGTGCTGCGATATCCAACGCGGGCGGCATGGGGAATCTGACCGCGGGGAATTATTCGACGGCGGAGGAATTTCGCAGTGCTATCCACACAACACGCAAACTGACGGATAAGCCGTTTATGGTCAACATCACCTTTGTGCCGTCCTTCCGTGAGTATTATCGCCTTCCTTCGCTTCGGGTTACAACAGTCCAGCATGATGAGTTTATCCGGGTTTGCATTGAAGAGCAGGTCGCGGGAATCGAGTTTTCCGGGATGCCTCTCGATATCGCGTCGGGAATGAAAACCGTCGAGATGTTGAAGAAGGCGAATGTCAGGATATTCCACAAGGTCGGATCGGTACGCCACGCCCTGCATGCCCAGAAGGTGGGGTATGATGGGGTGTACGCTGTGGGTTTTGAAGGGGGGGGACATCCTCAAAAAGATGATGTGACCACCATGCTCCTGACACCCAGAGTGGTCGATACCGTCGATTTACCCGTGATTACGGCAGGCGGTATCGCCGATGGGCGTTCCATGGCGGCGGCCATGGTGCTGGGAGCCCAAGGGGTCATGATGGCCACCCGTTTCATTGCCACCCGGGAATGTGAGGTTCACGACAACATCAAGCACGAGCTGCTGCGAAGAGGGGAATCCGAAACGACCATTTTCGGCCGCACGGTCGGCTTTCAGGGGAGAGCCTTGCGCTGCAAGCTGATCCAGGATATCCTTGATGTGGAGGAACGTCATGGTGGGCTGCGCGAACTCATTCCCCTTCTTTCCGGTCAGAAAATCAAACAGGCTTGGGATGGCGGTGATGTGGATCGAGCGCCTCTGATGATCGGTCAGTCCGTCGGCTTGATCGAGGATATTCCTTCCTGCCGGGAGTTGCTGGATCGGATGGTCGGGAAAGCGGTGC harbors:
- a CDS encoding ferritin family protein, with the translated sequence MGDNRLEALKRALQMEEDGKKFYEKCHRETKNETGKWMFEFLIKAEESHIERFKELYKALEASGKWPEKIVSEPRDVPANIFAEALSRSKEKEQGTADDIKAIKTAAELEEDGIKYYQSLAAGATDPMEKKFYMLLVNEETEHFLSLMDSLAFLEFPEFYYHQKEMTRGHW
- a CDS encoding nitronate monooxygenase is translated as MFDTAITQMFGVKYPVVCGAMMWLCKPKFCAAISNAGGMGNLTAGNYSTAEEFRSAIHTTRKLTDKPFMVNITFVPSFREYYRLPSLRVTTVQHDEFIRVCIEEQVAGIEFSGMPLDIASGMKTVEMLKKANVRIFHKVGSVRHALHAQKVGYDGVYAVGFEGGGHPQKDDVTTMLLTPRVVDTVDLPVITAGGIADGRSMAAAMVLGAQGVMMATRFIATRECEVHDNIKHELLRRGESETTIFGRTVGFQGRALRCKLIQDILDVEERHGGLRELIPLLSGQKIKQAWDGGDVDRAPLMIGQSVGLIEDIPSCRELLDRMVGKAVHCVERLGSMIQA